In Salvelinus sp. IW2-2015 unplaced genomic scaffold, ASM291031v2 Un_scaffold1512, whole genome shotgun sequence, one genomic interval encodes:
- the LOC112071088 gene encoding solute carrier family 25 member 53 — MGRGPGHNHEDHVLRTNTMVWLPSFLHGGSSSLVSTLTTFPIYKIVFRQQLHSTVVSQAIGQLRKEGFLKLYRGVVPPLLMKTLNGTLLFGIHDTFLHCLSSITNPCSVIPLSAALPAVAGLGTGIVEALVFTPFERVQNVLQNGGNDRSLPTLRSVLARLGTERLGTGYYRAFIPILARNTLGSCIYFGLKDPVSAALREKGLPPMASSFLSGMVVSSMAINLPLYPLSVLVVNMQAGVVGEAAGVRGSWKALWEGQLKRSVPLLYRGGSLVILRSCISWGITTAIYDRCSAH; from the coding sequence ATGGGGCGTGGTCCTGGACATAACCATGAAGACCACGTCCTCAGGACGAACACTATGGTTTGGCTCCCCAGCTTCCTGCATGGTGGGTCTTCCAGCCTGGTGTCCACTCTCACCACCTTCCCCATCTACAAGATCGTGTTCCGCCAGCAGCTTCACAGCACCGTAGTCAGCCAGGCGATAGGCCAACTCAGGAAGGAGGGTTTCCTGAAGCTCTACAGGGGTGTGGTGCCCCCTCTACTGATGAAAACCCTGAACGGGACGCTACTTTTTGGAATACATGACACTTTCCTCCACTGTCTCTCCTCCATCACCAACCCCTGCAGTGTCATCCCTCTCTCCGCCGCGTTACCAGCTGTGGCCGGGCTCGGCACAGGCATCGTGGAGGCCTTGGTGTTCACGCCATTTGAGCGTGTGCAGAATGTGTTGCAGAACGGGGGCAACGACCGCAGCCTGCCCACCCTGAGGAGTGTGCTGGCCCGGCTGGGGACGGAGAGGCTGGGGACGGGGTACTACAGAGCCTTCATCCCCATACTGGCCCGTAACACCCTGGGAAGCTGCATCTACTTCGGTCTGAAGGACCCCGTCAGTGCTGCTCTGAGGGAGAAGGGGCTTCCTCCTATGGCCTCATCCTTCCTGTCAGGAATGGTAGTCAGCTCCATGGCGATCAACCTGCCCCTGTATCCTCTGTCTGTGCTGGTGGTCAACATGCAGGCTGGGGTGGTGGGTGAGGCAGCGGGGGTGAGGGGGAGCTGGAAGGCACTGTGGGAAGGTCAGCTGAAGAGGAGCGTCCCCCTGCTGTACCGCGGAGGTTCCCTGGTTATCCTCAGGAGCTGTATCAGCTGGGGAATCACTACAGCCATCTACGACCGATGCTCCGCACACTGA